Proteins found in one Poecilia reticulata strain Guanapo linkage group LG6, Guppy_female_1.0+MT, whole genome shotgun sequence genomic segment:
- the gal gene encoding galanin peptides isoform X2 — protein sequence MQRCFGFFCVTLIFCATLSETIGLVIAAKEKRGWTLNSAGYLLGPHGIDGHRTLGDKAGLAGKRDMGXDEDFRTGSLRIGDEDVIHTVIDFLSYLKLKEMGALDSMSSPVSSDELANP from the exons ATGCAGAGGTGCTTCGGCTTTTTTTGCGTGACGCTCATCTTTTGCGCAACCCTCTCTGAGACCATCGGCCTGGTTATTGCG GCGAAAGAGAAGCGTGGCTGGACTCTGAACAGTGCTGGCTACCTGTTAGGTCCTC ACGGAATAGATGGACACAGGACACTAGGAGACAAGGCGGGTCTGGCTGGCAAGAGAGACATGGGCCWGGACGAAGACTTCAGAACAG GTTCCTTGCGAATAGGAGATGAAGATGTCATCCACACTGTCATCGATTTCCTGTCGTACCTCAAACTTAAAG AGATGGGAGCCCTGGACAGCATGTCTTCTCCTGTGTCATCAGATGAACTGGCCAATCCCTAA
- the gal gene encoding galanin peptides isoform X1 has product MQRCFGFFCVTLIFCATLSETIGLVIAAKEKRGWTLNSAGYLLGPRRIDHLIQIKDSPSARGRDELVTQYGIDGHRTLGDKAGLAGKRDMGXDEDFRTGSLRIGDEDVIHTVIDFLSYLKLKEMGALDSMSSPVSSDELANP; this is encoded by the exons ATGCAGAGGTGCTTCGGCTTTTTTTGCGTGACGCTCATCTTTTGCGCAACCCTCTCTGAGACCATCGGCCTGGTTATTGCG GCGAAAGAGAAGCGTGGCTGGACTCTGAACAGTGCTGGCTACCTGTTAGGTCCTC GTCGTATTGATCACCTAATTCAGATAAAGGATTCCCCCAGTGCCAGAGGCAGAGACGAGCTGGTCACTCAAT ACGGAATAGATGGACACAGGACACTAGGAGACAAGGCGGGTCTGGCTGGCAAGAGAGACATGGGCCWGGACGAAGACTTCAGAACAG GTTCCTTGCGAATAGGAGATGAAGATGTCATCCACACTGTCATCGATTTCCTGTCGTACCTCAAACTTAAAG AGATGGGAGCCCTGGACAGCATGTCTTCTCCTGTGTCATCAGATGAACTGGCCAATCCCTAA